In a single window of the Vitis vinifera cultivar Pinot Noir 40024 chromosome 6, ASM3070453v1 genome:
- the LOC100250102 gene encoding zinc transporter 6, chloroplastic, translated as MASCVGDTARALACRDGRAAAHLKLVSIFVIFITSVVGISSPVMLARVFQGKPMYDKAILIIKCFAAGVILSTSLVHVLPDAFAALSDCHVASHHPWKDFPFSGLVTMIGAILALLVDLTASAHVDSHKPSHYTPIGTQEELPTHAKKLTEFRVETAVLSVSCPDKQGEELVKLKQRLVSQVLEIGIIFHSVIIGVTMGMSQNQCTIRPLVAALAFHQIFEGLGLGGCIAQAGFNFGTTAYMCFMFAVTTPMGIVLGMIIFSATGYDDSSANALIMEGLLGSLSSGILIYMALVDLIAVDFFHNKMMASAPLLKKASFIALTLGSVSMSVLALWA; from the exons ATGGCCTCGTGCGTAGGCGATACGGCTCGGGCACTGGCCTGCCGGGACGGAAGAGCAGCGGCGCACCTGAAGCTGGTATCAATCTTCGTAATCTTCATCACCAGTGTGGTGGGCATCTCCTCCCCGGTGATGCTTGCCCGGGTTTTCCAAGGCAAACCCATGTACGACAAGGCGATTCTCATCATCAAGTGCTTCGCCGCCGGCGTGATTCTCTCCACCTCCCTCGTCCACGTCCTCCCTGACGCCTTCGCCGCCCTCTCCGACTGCCACGTCGCCTCCCACCACCCCTGGAAGGACTTCCCTTTCTCCGGCCTCGTCACCATGATCGGCGCCATCCTCGCCCTCCTCGTCGACCTCACCGCCTCCGCCCATGTCGACAGCCACAAGCCCAGTCACTACACCCCAATTGGGACCCAAGAAGAATTGCCCACTCACGCCAAGAAATTGACCGAGTTCCGGGTTGAAACGGCGGTACTGTCGGTGAGTTGCCCTGACAAACAAGGTGAAGAGCTGGTGAAGCTGAAGCAGAGACTGGTGTCTCAAGTATTGGAGATTGGAATCATATTCCACTCGGTCATCATAGGCGTTACCATGGGTATGTCTCAAAATCAATGCACCATCAGACCTCTCGTCGCTGCCCTCGCCTTCCACCAGATTTTTGAGGGTTTGGGCCTCGGAGGCTGCATTGCTCAG GCGGGTTTCAACTTTGGAACAACAGCGTATATGTGCTTTATGTTTGCAGTGACGACTCCAATGGGAATTGTACTGGGAATGATCATATTTTCTGCGACAGGTTACGATGACAGTAGTGCGAATGCTTTGATCATGGAGGGGCTGCTGGGGTCCTTATCATCGGGTATACTCATATACATGGCCCTTGTTGATCTCATTGCAGTAGATTTCTTCCACAACAAGATGATGGCTTCAGCTCCATTGTTGAAGAAGGCTTCTTTCATTGCCTTGACCCTTGGCTCCGTCTCCATGTCTGTTCTGGCCCTTTGGGCCTGA